In Streptomyces seoulensis, the following are encoded in one genomic region:
- a CDS encoding NAD+ synthase — MPQLRLALNQIDARVGDIAGNTESVVRRARRSAEAGAQLVAFPEMVLTGYPVEDLALRSSFVEASRAAVRTLAARLAEEGAGEVPVVVGYLDRSATAQPKYGQPAGAPQNAAAVLYRGEVVLTFAKHHLPNYGVFDEFRYFVPGDTMPVIRVRGVDVALAICEDLWQDGGRVPAARSAHAGLLLSVNASPYERDKDDTRLELVRKRAEEAGCTTAYLAMTGGQDELVFDGDSIVVGADGEVIARAPQFEETCLLLDLDLPAADPDAPTGVVDDGLRIDRVILSPDPVPSYEPEHPGGCAERLDDDAEMYGALVTGLRAYVTKNGFRSVLIGLSGGIDSALVAAIACDAVGAENVYGISMPSKYSSEHSRSDAAELARRTGLNFRTVSIEPMFDAYMGALDLSGLAEENLQSRLRGTLLMAVSNQEGQLVLAPGNKSELAVGYSTLYGDSVGAYGPIKDVYKSSVFRLAHYRNRAAEERGETPPIPENSISKPPSAELRPGQVDTDSLPDYPVLDAVLDRYVDHDQGADAIVAAGFAPDLVVRILRMVDTAEYKRRQYPPGTKISPKGFGKDRRLPITNGWRERA; from the coding sequence GTGCCTCAACTTCGTCTCGCCCTGAATCAGATCGATGCCCGGGTCGGCGACATCGCCGGCAACACCGAGTCCGTGGTCCGGCGGGCCCGCCGGTCGGCCGAGGCGGGAGCGCAGCTGGTCGCGTTCCCGGAGATGGTGCTGACCGGGTATCCCGTGGAGGACCTCGCCCTGCGCTCGTCCTTCGTCGAAGCCTCCCGCGCCGCCGTGCGCACGCTGGCCGCCAGGCTGGCCGAGGAGGGGGCCGGCGAGGTGCCGGTGGTGGTCGGGTACCTCGACCGCTCGGCGACCGCGCAGCCGAAGTACGGCCAGCCGGCCGGTGCCCCGCAGAACGCGGCGGCCGTGCTGTACCGGGGCGAGGTGGTCCTCACCTTCGCCAAGCACCACCTGCCGAACTACGGCGTCTTCGACGAGTTCCGCTACTTCGTGCCCGGCGACACCATGCCGGTGATCCGGGTGCGCGGGGTCGACGTCGCGCTCGCCATCTGCGAGGACCTCTGGCAGGACGGCGGCCGTGTCCCCGCCGCCCGTTCGGCCCACGCGGGCCTGCTGCTCTCGGTGAACGCCTCGCCGTACGAGCGGGACAAGGACGACACCCGCCTTGAGCTGGTCCGCAAGCGGGCCGAGGAGGCGGGCTGCACCACCGCCTACCTCGCCATGACCGGCGGCCAGGACGAGCTGGTCTTCGACGGCGACTCCATCGTGGTCGGCGCGGACGGCGAGGTGATCGCGCGGGCACCGCAGTTCGAGGAGACCTGCCTGCTGCTGGACCTGGACCTGCCCGCCGCCGACCCGGACGCGCCGACGGGTGTCGTGGACGACGGTCTGCGCATCGACCGCGTGATCCTCTCCCCCGACCCCGTGCCGTCGTACGAGCCGGAGCACCCCGGCGGCTGCGCGGAGCGCCTCGACGACGACGCGGAGATGTACGGCGCGCTGGTGACGGGCCTGCGGGCGTACGTCACCAAGAACGGCTTCCGCTCCGTGCTGATCGGGCTGTCCGGCGGCATCGACTCGGCGCTGGTGGCCGCGATCGCGTGCGACGCGGTGGGCGCGGAGAACGTGTACGGGATCTCGATGCCGTCCAAGTACTCCTCGGAGCACTCCCGGAGCGACGCGGCCGAACTGGCCCGGCGTACGGGGCTGAACTTCCGTACGGTGTCGATCGAGCCGATGTTCGACGCGTACATGGGCGCGCTGGACCTGAGCGGGCTCGCGGAGGAGAACCTGCAGTCCCGGCTGCGCGGCACGCTGCTGATGGCGGTGTCCAACCAGGAGGGCCAGCTCGTGCTGGCACCGGGCAACAAGTCCGAGCTGGCGGTGGGGTATTCGACCCTGTACGGCGACTCGGTGGGCGCGTACGGCCCGATCAAGGACGTCTACAAGTCCTCGGTGTTCCGGCTCGCCCACTACCGCAACCGGGCTGCCGAGGAGCGCGGTGAGACCCCGCCGATCCCGGAGAACTCCATCAGCAAGCCCCCCAGCGCCGAGCTGCGCCCCGGCCAGGTCGACACCGACTCCCTCCCGGACTACCCCGTCCTCGACGCGGTCCTCGACCGCTACGTCGACCACGACCAGGGCGCCGACGCGATCGTCGCGGCGGGCTTCGCCCCCGACCTCGTCGTCAGAATCCTCCGCATGGTCGACACGGCGGAGTACAAGCGGCGGCAGTATCCGCCGGGCACGAAGATCTCGCCGAAGGGGTTCGGGAAGGACCGTCGGTTGCCGATCACGAACGGGTGGCGGGAGCGGGCCTAG
- a CDS encoding DUF3105 domain-containing protein, producing the protein MGTDQHSPASARAARMEEMRRAERARARRNRVLVIAASVVAVAGLVVGGVALVHSQSDSDSGKDTAADAKGGSGHFTTGADGVRTWSGKLSRTHVSTKVTYPMHPPVGGNHNPVWLDCNGDVYKEPVRDENAVHALEHGAVWVTYTDKAEKADVDALAAKVKRTPYSLMSPYKDQDAPLILSAWGHQVSVKSASDPEVDKFFAAYVQGKQTPEPGASCTGGVMK; encoded by the coding sequence ATGGGTACCGACCAGCACAGCCCCGCCTCCGCGCGCGCCGCGCGCATGGAGGAGATGCGGCGCGCCGAGCGGGCCCGCGCCCGTCGCAACCGGGTGCTGGTGATCGCCGCGAGCGTGGTGGCCGTCGCCGGGCTGGTGGTGGGCGGGGTGGCGCTGGTGCACTCCCAGTCGGACTCGGACAGCGGGAAGGACACGGCCGCCGACGCCAAGGGCGGCTCCGGGCACTTCACGACCGGCGCGGACGGGGTGCGCACCTGGTCCGGCAAGCTGTCGCGCACCCACGTCAGCACCAAGGTGACGTACCCGATGCACCCGCCGGTCGGCGGGAACCACAACCCGGTGTGGCTCGACTGCAACGGGGACGTCTACAAGGAGCCGGTGCGGGACGAGAACGCGGTGCACGCGCTGGAGCACGGCGCGGTCTGGGTGACGTACACCGACAAGGCCGAAAAGGCGGACGTGGACGCGCTCGCGGCCAAGGTGAAGCGGACGCCGTACTCGCTGATGAGCCCGTACAAGGACCAGGACGCGCCGCTGATCCTGTCGGCGTGGGGGCATCAGGTGAGCGTGAAGAGCGCGTCCGACCCCGAGGTGGACAAGTTCTTCGCCGCCTATGTGCAGGGCAAGCAGACCCCGGAGCCGGGCGCCTCCTGCACCGGCGGGGTCATGAAGTGA
- a CDS encoding DUF305 domain-containing protein, with amino-acid sequence MRRGYVGLAAGAAVLAVVAAGAGGYAAGGERDSASVQVPGAESADAGFARDMAVHHQQAVEMSYLVRDRTGDEEVRRLAYDIAQTQANQRGMLLGWLDLWGLPKVSAEPPMTWMGMGDMPPGQDGALMPGMATNSELRELGSLKGRAAEVFYLQLMTEHHKGGVHMAEGCVARCTAGPEQRLARGMVDAQRSEIRLMADMLKKRGAPARS; translated from the coding sequence GTGAGGCGCGGGTACGTCGGGTTGGCGGCCGGGGCAGCCGTGCTGGCCGTCGTCGCGGCGGGGGCAGGGGGGTACGCGGCCGGCGGGGAGCGTGATTCCGCTTCCGTACAGGTGCCGGGGGCGGAGTCCGCGGACGCCGGGTTCGCGCGGGACATGGCCGTGCACCATCAGCAGGCCGTGGAGATGTCGTATCTGGTGCGCGACCGCACCGGTGACGAGGAGGTGCGGCGGCTCGCGTACGACATCGCGCAGACCCAGGCCAACCAGCGCGGGATGCTGCTGGGCTGGCTGGATCTGTGGGGGCTGCCGAAGGTGTCCGCCGAGCCGCCGATGACCTGGATGGGCATGGGTGACATGCCGCCGGGGCAGGACGGCGCGCTGATGCCGGGCATGGCGACCAACTCCGAGCTGCGCGAGCTGGGTTCGCTGAAGGGGCGCGCGGCGGAGGTGTTCTACCTCCAGCTCATGACGGAGCACCACAAGGGCGGGGTGCACATGGCCGAGGGGTGTGTGGCCCGGTGTACCGCGGGGCCGGAACAGCGGCTCGCGCGCGGGATGGTGGACGCCCAGCGGTCCGAGATCCGGCTGATGGCGGACATGCTCAAGAAGCGGGGCGCACCCGCCCGTTCGTGA
- a CDS encoding S53 family peptidase, whose product MRSNRAKTRAGVSMAATLPMIAGALALGIPAAHADGPARNTLTGTRPLWATAKADKGAAADSARVDAHVYLAGRDAAGLAAYAKAVSDPASPLYGKHLSAKEAQARFGATKAQVSAVKSWLKSAGLTVTGVTAHYVSVSGDVAAAEKAFGTQLHNYAKGARTYRAPAKTASAPASLKGAVLTVTGLDNAPHKAKHDSQLPPPEAVFKNAGPFSSYFGSNVASSLPDAYGHKIPYAVKGYTGKQLRAAYGAGKYTGKHVRVAITDAYASPTIAFDAGSYAKKHGDAAWKTGQLHQVLPKKYTHTGADECGAAGWYGEETLDVEAVHAVAPNADVTYVGAASCLDDDLLDSLSKVVDNHLADIVSNSWGDIEANQTPDLAAAYDQVFQFGAVEGIGFYFSSGDNGDEVANTATDTKPGVKQVDTPANSAWVTAVGGTSLAVGKGEKYQWETGWGTEKATLSADGKSWAGFPGAFTSGAGGGTSRTVPQPYYQQGIVPKKLATANNKAGNRVVPDIAAIADPNTGFLVGQTQTFADGTLRYSEYRIGGTSLAAPVIAAVQALAQEARGGKAIGFANPSIYQRYGKAGVFHDVTDNPTGSGLAVARTDFVNGTDASGGLAVSVRSLGKDSSLHAVKGYDDVTGVGSPANGYVQSYKGH is encoded by the coding sequence ATGAGATCCAACCGCGCCAAGACGCGCGCCGGTGTGAGCATGGCGGCGACGCTGCCGATGATCGCCGGGGCGCTGGCGCTCGGCATACCCGCGGCCCACGCGGACGGCCCGGCGCGCAACACGCTGACCGGCACCCGGCCGCTGTGGGCCACGGCGAAGGCGGACAAGGGCGCCGCCGCCGACAGCGCCCGCGTCGACGCCCACGTCTACCTGGCCGGGCGGGACGCGGCCGGACTGGCGGCCTACGCCAAGGCCGTCTCCGACCCGGCGTCGCCGCTGTACGGCAAGCACCTCAGTGCCAAGGAGGCGCAGGCCCGCTTCGGGGCCACCAAGGCCCAGGTGAGCGCCGTCAAGTCCTGGCTGAAGTCGGCCGGTCTGACGGTCACCGGGGTCACCGCGCACTACGTCTCCGTCTCCGGTGACGTGGCCGCCGCCGAGAAGGCGTTCGGCACCCAGCTGCACAACTACGCCAAGGGCGCCCGGACTTACCGCGCCCCGGCGAAGACCGCGTCCGCACCCGCGTCCCTCAAGGGCGCCGTGCTCACCGTGACCGGCCTGGACAACGCGCCGCACAAGGCCAAGCACGATAGCCAACTTCCGCCTCCGGAAGCGGTGTTCAAGAACGCCGGCCCGTTCTCGAGCTACTTCGGCTCGAACGTCGCGAGCAGCCTGCCGGACGCGTACGGCCACAAGATCCCGTACGCGGTCAAGGGTTACACCGGCAAGCAGCTCCGCGCGGCCTACGGCGCGGGCAAGTACACCGGCAAGCACGTGCGCGTCGCCATCACGGACGCGTACGCCTCGCCGACCATCGCCTTCGACGCCGGCTCCTACGCCAAGAAGCACGGCGACGCGGCGTGGAAGACCGGCCAGCTGCACCAGGTGCTGCCGAAGAAGTACACGCACACCGGGGCCGACGAGTGCGGGGCGGCCGGCTGGTACGGCGAGGAGACCCTCGACGTCGAGGCCGTGCACGCGGTCGCGCCGAACGCGGACGTCACCTACGTGGGCGCCGCGTCCTGCCTCGACGACGACCTGCTGGACTCGCTCAGCAAGGTCGTCGACAACCACCTGGCCGACATCGTCTCCAACTCCTGGGGCGACATCGAGGCCAACCAGACGCCGGACCTGGCCGCCGCGTACGACCAGGTGTTCCAGTTCGGCGCGGTGGAGGGCATCGGCTTCTACTTCTCCTCCGGCGACAACGGTGACGAGGTGGCCAACACCGCCACGGACACCAAGCCGGGCGTGAAGCAGGTCGACACCCCCGCCAACTCGGCCTGGGTGACGGCGGTCGGCGGTACCTCGCTGGCGGTCGGCAAGGGCGAGAAGTACCAGTGGGAGACCGGCTGGGGCACCGAGAAGGCGACCCTGTCGGCCGACGGCAAGAGCTGGGCCGGCTTCCCCGGCGCCTTCACCTCGGGCGCGGGCGGTGGCACCAGCAGGACCGTGCCGCAGCCGTACTACCAGCAGGGCATCGTCCCGAAGAAGCTGGCCACGGCCAACAACAAGGCCGGCAACCGCGTCGTCCCGGACATCGCGGCCATCGCCGACCCGAACACCGGCTTCCTGGTCGGCCAGACCCAGACCTTCGCGGACGGGACCCTGCGCTACAGCGAGTACCGCATCGGCGGCACCTCGCTGGCCGCGCCGGTGATCGCGGCCGTGCAGGCGCTGGCGCAGGAGGCGCGCGGCGGCAAGGCGATCGGCTTCGCCAACCCGTCGATCTACCAGCGGTACGGCAAGGCGGGCGTCTTCCACGACGTCACCGACAACCCGACCGGCTCCGGCCTGGCGGTGGCCCGTACCGACTTCGTGAACGGTACGGACGCCTCCGGCGGCCTGGCCGTCTCGGTCCGCAGCCTCGGCAAGGACAGCTCGCTGCACGCGGTCAAGGGCTACGACGACGTGACCGGCGTGGGCTCGCCCGCGAACGGCTACGTGCAGTCGTACAAGGGTCACTGA